A window of Cydia strobilella chromosome 22, ilCydStro3.1, whole genome shotgun sequence genomic DNA:
aatgacgtcagctaCGTCATagtgacggcattattacgtcataatgacgtcgctgacgtcataatgacgtataaatgctactggggtccgaatgtcgtccacccaacgagccaacggacgccaggcactcctttcgtctgaaagcggccaccattccgttaacattttggtccacctgccatcactctgcctgacAACATAGTCGCACCCAGCTCCACttaagtttggtaatgaatgacgtatccgacgtcttgcaccttCACTTTTGAGTTTATATtcgtttaagttttttttttacattacattggATTCCGCTAAAAGAAGCGCTGGTGgtctagcggtaagggcgtgcgactttcaatccggaggtcgcgggttcaaaccccggctcgtaccaatgagtttttcggaacttatgtacgaaatatcatttgatatttcccAGTtgtttttcggtgaaggaaaacatcgtgaggaaaccggactaatcccgataagacctagtttaccctctgggttggaaggttagatggcagtcgctttcgtaaaaactagtccattgccaattcttgggattagttgccaagcggaccccagactcccatgagccgtggcaaaatgccgggagaACGCGAGGAAAAACCTTCTAACTTCTAACACATCAAAAACCCGAGTTGCGTCATCTAttattgtgatatttatataaacataCATATCTCGGTCAAAGTCAATCACCAttgcaaaatagttatttgttatacaagggtgcaaagttgtattttacccgcgagtgtggaattgaaacatgagcaagcgaaaggattctatagttgaaccacgagcgaagcgagtggttctaaaatagaatcctgagcgtagcgagtgtttcaacacacgagaagtaaaatacatttgcacccgtgtgtaacacaaaacttttcccctcactatagcgaggaaagtgcaacatccacaggcgttagatcatcttcatctctggaatcactaatttttttacgatattataacagaaaacactagaaattctgatttttatgtgagtcggtgagaagaacagtaaaaattttgttgacaatgttgacatttctgttctgacgtatgaaatgtcaacgatgcgttttgaaattgcatcgactcaacttgtgcgttcagaattatatttaacatcattataaaaaatctaacgtttcttatggaattttaaggtttatgacttaaaattattaaataaagctaaatttggtattttttattagattctcaaaccatttatttaatgataattaatatcgaacgaaccattattatgagcgttttacgttttgttatctgtaaagctacttaaacacgctccatccaaggtcaaattactttccccactagtggataaaatgcgtttttccccgcttgttttaaaggataatagacggctttccgagctagtgaggggaaaaaaacttACCTTTGACTTCTATGAATTCTATTGGAACCATAACATCTTATGACGTAACACTTGTGATTGGGTTTTTTCTTAGAAAACCCTAAACTGAGTCGTTCTTTTTTACTGTCCCTCATAAACAAAAAATCGGTATTctgttttgcttatttattcGAAACAATGAAGGCACATCGAATATAATAGGTATCTTATATTTTACTAACATACTTGATGTAATATATTATGGCAATAAAGACCCAATTCGACTGGAGAAAGTGACGTAAGGGTGATATTCCTGTCTCACTAagtaagcaaaatgtgagacgcaaatacacattggccAAAGAAACTAGACAGGTGGAAATTTATAGTTCTGccattctcgagaacgttctcaATTTACTATGGGAAATATTCTCGAACGAGAACATTGCCCATATAAAAgggagaacgttctcgagaatggCACAACTataggtggaataccaccctataAGCACCAAATAattgtgtaggtaggtactatggTGTTTTTTGCTaccaaattaatttttatacaGTCAACATCACAAtggccaaaatttttttttacgagttAAGGTTACACGTCTTTTTTGGGTACCTCTACTACCTAcatcataatagtattttatacaatcgtgatataatagagcttttcagtcgagcaCCGTGTTTAGCCAACGAAGCTTACTGAGTAgcctaagtaaggtacgagattgaaaagcctgattatatcactattgtatacaatactttttctacgatctaaaataatacttttttactataaaaccgaataattaatgaaaattggtaaGTATCTCTGTAGGcaaaaatagtcgcgcgtttatGTCCTTTCTATGGGAGCGCGGCGGCACGTGATTTGCAAATtcttttatagttgactacagcgtatcgaaatgaatattatagttgagttgggagtccatacatgaaaagtacgcaattatagtttggtatactaAATCATAATTCAATCATTACAGTCGATGattagaaatttttttttgctggcCCCTATAGACTTCTTGACCTAACCCATTAACAAGTAGATATTCCTTTCTAGTCATTCGGTTTCGAACCGTAATTCTTATAGTATAGatgcgtttttgttttaagtgtGATGGCAAGTATGTTGCCGCCACAGAAACAGTCATTCGTTAAGAGCCATTCAATTTCTCGAGTCAAATTTGGGCCCAGGTGCAAGAGAACAGGTAGGTCCATTTGTCCCCGGCGGGAATGATTCAATCCGGGGGTTACGTGAGGCGGGAACAAATGGGAACACACCTTTCTGTACATTTTTAATTCATTGCCCTTAATTTAAGtgtatttaatatttgaaaTCTTAATTAGATGATACAATAAAATACTAAGATAATTCTAGATACTTAAGCTCAAAATGCCAGATCATTACTTCGTCAAAACACAGTCAGCAGCAAAAGTTTCTAAGCAAACGAAGCGTTCAATAATATCCACACACTTTATTTTGTCTTCCTCAATGGATACCTAATGTTTAAACgtcctgggtgcctagccaaggtgataaTCGTTTGCGCTAAGTTAACGAAACgcttgtgtctctctatcactcttccatattagacatattagtgcgacagtgacagttgcgttttgttCGATACGGACCGTAAACGATTTGCATGATGGCTACGCACtctcaatacatttttattttatcttataatATTCTAGCTTAGCTACCTCAGCTGCtgattaactaaatacataaatatttttaagttaaaacaTACAAAGCATTAAAGCATTAAGGGCTCCTGAGTGCGGTCGCAGGGGCATATGACAGCCCGATATTTGGCCACTGGGCGAAATCGCACGCGCCACGTGCAgattttaaaaagtattttttttttttaatatgtttagtttaagttagttttaagtttaacattattattattattattatttttttaataatatgtaattctatggatgtaattaatccgaaataaaagctttttatttattttttatttttttattaataataacattaagttAGGCACTGTTTTTTACTGAGACAGAATGGGAGAATACGCCTTAACTTAAGGcccttaagggtctccggcaagctcggttctccatgcaaacgtagctccgctctcattttaaaacgactagctagattgctctgtaactttgtacttacaataggataaggtatatctaggtctgtaattagtttatgtggcttcagataccatagttaaaacaatacagcgaatttaagttttacatacaaaacttgtttttgctctatttcgtgtgttttataaactggagctatgtaaactaatttcagacctagatatacctcatgtcactatgtgcaaagtttcattacaatccaacacgtagttttattaGCCCCCCTAATGTGCCGtaggaaagtttccaaaattgcgaaatttctagAAGGGAAATtttcggaaacttctcatattAATAGACAGTGAAATTTTCCATtcccaaaatgaaagtttcctttaacTCCTGTAATTTCCGGGAACTTTTTAAACTTTTAGGAAACTTTACGCAACTTTTACATCTGTAGTTTGGATAAACCAGTGCTAGAGTGAGATGGTGTATATGACGTTCTCATGCACTCGCAgagtaaaaaaaacactatacattgaaaataatacagATCTTTTAAGTTATAAGCagtcataaaaataagtatatttctTAACTTATTTCGATTATAGTTCATTTGTTATCTTTGGTTGACAAACTTAAAATAATGGCTTATTTGTTACCTTGTAGGGAAGAATGTCTGAAATTTTTTTAGAGCCACTTGCAATTTAACAATGTTTTTACctgcattatttttaataggttactaagtacctatataagtcAATAATGATAATGTGATTACTGCAAGAGACTGtacgtacagtcgagttcataaatgaatacatttcttcactttaatccattgcaataaggtaatttttagggttccgtacccaaatggtaaaaacgggaccctattactaagactccgctgtccgtctgtctgtcaccactttTGTTCTGTTGTATTTGTTTTATCTCTTTTGCTACTTGTAAATTTAAACGGATGAAaggcaaaaaatatattttatcgcgtTGTACGGCATAgccatttcttcttcttcttcttcttttaaaattatggcttcagcccagtgggactatttcgccagtatcaaggtattgagaggtttacaaacgacaaaaattgtacggttgtacaagacagtgtacggtgatttgttagctcttgtaaatcgatagagctttacaagaagcacgtggactaccggccgttgactccaagatggtggttaaacgcgcttcaaaattaattctccattcactgcacactaccacattagtttactgtataataagctatcgatattacactttaaacaatattaataagcaaaaaacaaagtaattaatcacgatgctaactatcaagatggcgctcgaaccggaagtctcatatccatttcttattcttatacacttgttgttgtcaataatgacattgtcaagtactgccatagacagtacataagatggcgctggtcgctgctgcaaaggctgcgttcagctaatggttgggccgtgtcgtacggctgcgatcgtgacccaaaatggtcccgccggaagatcagcgctgaccttctGGTTAGCatttatgctgaggcgagaccatttcgtggtaaacttcaactcctacctattttataaattcctatagctttagttatacttttgtatgtaattttagttttaagtttatcacgaataaaacatttgattgattgattgtcatcaggctgtatctcatgaaccctgatagctagacagttgaaattttcacagatggtgtatttctgttgccactataacaacaaatattaaaaaaagtacggaaccctcggtgggcgagtccgactcgcacttggccggtttttactataTTGGGTGACTGCTACACTTATTGGTCCctccatagtaattggccactcttaacaaatcagaaagaaacaaggcaatagaagtcttattgttaagagtggccaattactgtGGAGTGGCCAATAACAATAGCACTCACCTTACAACAGGCCTTTAGTTGTGTATGTACCCTCAAAATCTATTCAGGAATAGCTTTCCATATCTGCGAGATCTTGCTAACACTAATATCGGGTGGTCCGAACAAGAACTTCCCAGCATAATCAGCTCCGAGTGAGGTCAGCATCGTGGCACGGTTCCGAGACAGCACCAGGCTGGCCAGCGGAGTGCGAGCCACGCCGATCTGCTGGGCCACCACGCCGGTGACGTGGACATCGTCAATCCAGAAGTAGGGGGTAGATTGGGCTGTCTTCAGCAGTCGGGGCACCACATCTTGGGAGTAGAGGATGGCCCAACCTGAAAGCATtagtaaatttttaaagaatttttctGTTTtggcatttttatttatttaccgtaTGGCGTATTACCGGATATAACAAAtaagcatatttttttacttttatgttaTTTCCATTATTAAAATGAAGTAAACAATACACCTTGATTATTCCGAAAGTTCAGAATGGAATTATGGATAATTTCCGGAACTAAGCAACATTTTGAAGTAGTCATAATTATCGAAATACACCttgtgtaataatataatatatattctaaCGGAGAAAATATTGTAACTACCACAGCTAATTCATGTATTAGTCAggtttaaaaactaaactaaaacactGCTGATTTGATAATTAAATAACCTATAGGTTCCTCAAGCAGTCCTCCATACAAGAAAAATAGGCAGTTAAATTCAAATCAATGTATAAGAAATGTATTAGAAAATATGTTAGgtgtttcgttttaaaattaaaaaagcaaCTACTCcatttaatgatttaaatttcattgtaaGTAATTTTACTGTGCAGCAGGTGGGCATGtcatgtagcaagatatcaggatcaaaggtggacaaatcttgtaacaaaatggccaggcccagctggaaagagaagagcgggaaggcaaagaaaaagatgggcagatgacattgtacaggctgcgggaaaaaaatggatggatgttgccaccgacaaagagaggtggagacagatggaggaggcttatacccttggggaccactaatgtgggataaagctaaataataataataataattagaccAACCTCAAGAGGCTATAGTTATTAGATAATACTTATCTAATCATCaatgaaattttattgtttagttttaaaaagattacatcaaaatataaacaaaccTGCACAGTATGTTGGATAGTAATGTGGCTTATACTCGGCTGGTGACACTCTCCACTTAGAACGATGTGACCGTTGCACCAAAGCATGCTCCAAAACCTGACATGTAATCAGCCCCTTCGCTCCCCACGGCGACAGCTCCCGTGCCAGAAACTGCCTCAACGCATGAGAATTCACCACAACATCATCATCCGTCTTCAAAATGTACTTCGCCATTGGACAATGATGCGACACCCACTTCAAACCCATCACATGCTTGTAAGTCATGTTACGGTAAGCATCCGTAAAGCTACCTTGCACAATATCCCCAAATATGGCCGATTCATTCTGAATCTTTTGAGACAATGTCGCATTTTCTGACTCTCCCATCAAAAACACAACTTTAGTTGAATCTACAGAACGCCCCCATGTATTCCGAATAACCATCCTGTTGTCATAATTACTCGGATTTGAAGATATTATTATGACCAGTAGCAGTCCAGCGGCGTAGTTCTGACAAGGTAGAGGATTAACTTTGAAAGAGAagttttttaaatcaataagtTGATCGTAAACATCATCTACTATCGGGCTTGGTTCTGTAGTATTATATGGGCCTAGTAAAGCGAATTGAGGGTTCTGAATGCGGATTTCTACAGGCGTAGAGCTGTTATAGAAGTCGTAAATCAGCAGAGCGCTGACGACGAGAATCGCAAGTTTGTGTGGGAACATCATTTCGCATTTTTCACCGTTTTGCCTTTCGAACATAGTAAGCCTTTGATGTTTACACGAGATGGAAACAAGACACACTAAATCAATCACGGTTGCAACATGTTGACAATAATATACAGTTAAAAGGTAAGAACCAacaataaatagttttaaggcaaattacattataaattattataatgtcacTGTCAGATTGACATTGACAGCAAGTTGACAAAAGCGATGTCACAGATAAGATATTGTGGTGCGTTCTCGTTCTCTGTATCAATCTGTATTgagcacattaaaaaaaacatcgcgTTTATATTAGGGGGCTCCCCGCGCTTGTCATAAAATAACATGTTTTGAGTTCATTAATATTCCTCCGaagtttatttatatgtataataagttTTAGCAACAAAAACTAGTTACCAGACATGTCACGTAAATGTTAATGCCAGTGTCCTGTGATTTAAGTGCCTAACTTCCATTACCTATTATAGGAGTCTTACTCATTAGGAgcattgaattattttaatcgTTCAATGACTAGGAGCAGCTTTTTGGTGGCGGTTTCTAGTGACTCTTAAAACACTACTACAAgttaagagaggtatgggcactgtgaatgacatctcgctttgtgtggtagggcacaggacagcggatgtcattccagatctagagcagagcccaactggggaggtacctccaccttacagaaaaccgcagccaaataacactagaccctactaatagtgttgtgttcctgccggtgagtaaggttgccagagctcgagggagaggagtgttagggtcggcaacgcgcatgtaactcctctggagttgcaggcgtacataggctacggagactgcttaacatcaggcgggccgtatgcttgtttgccaccgacgtagtataaaaaaaaagttaagataTATACACGGTCGCAAAAAAATTGGTGCATCCCCGTTGCCagtttttttcacgatttcgtggttgatcccatagtaaaagttgctcagtataaccccAAAACTTTccgcaacgggaatgcatttattttttagccatcctttATAAGTAAAATGAATAAAGATATACTAAAAACAACACTGCGCCAGctgccaggcgcttctttcatccgaaagcggccactaAACCGTCAACACTtatccacctgccatcactctgcctggcaacatcATGTCCCGCGGTCCCGCCAGCCCGATTCCATTTTGTCCAGCGTCCAACCAACGAGCTAACGgccgccaggcgcttctttacGTGGGTAACGTCATTACCCACTTAAAGaaggcttctttcattcgaaagcggccaccaatccaCCATTGGTAATGACGTCGTTACCCACGTCTTACGTCTCGCCTCTTAGTGCGACATCGGATCTCGACATTACTCACTCGGTCTTGTAGTTTAATGCCGAGCCGAGCATGCCGCATTTAGGTATACATACTTAGGGAGCCTAGAATAGCGTCAGATCTAGACTAGTCCCTGTGACCCTACTGCTGTACTGCGGAGGGTGCTCCATAGTACAAGCCGCAGTCCGTCCTATTATTGGCTCGGTCGCGCGCCCTCGAGCACGAACCGATTATTAGGGATCCGCAAAACTATACCAACCTATAggtcccatcaaaaacattaggCATAGCAGGAGAGTTGAGGTGAATTAttatcaaattcaaattaaaatgttttatttgaattatCAAACCTTGTTATGAAATGTATGAATGTTGCAGTCTTGTTTGCAGTTCATTCAAAAAATACAGTTGTCAAAAATACGTATCCTATTTAAATACGCCTTTAATAACTTTGCCTTAACTATAGCATTAAATCGTGATTCCACTGTAACTTGTATCATGGGCGTTCAGTAattcaacatttattttaaagaattaaaaaatgatttattttattgattttattacaaggagataaaacagaagcatacaagtgaagaacaatatagacagaatatacataactattatagattatTATTAgacatataatattttatatttatgatttatgatctATAACTTTAGGCGAAGTTGGGGACGGATAGCGAAGTATGGTTTCTAAAGTaagatttatgttttttttattttactttaacattatttttatagctTTTTTACATATAGATGTATTGTGAATTCTAAGAATATCTGTTTATaggaaaattattattttaatatatgttaTTTTGAGCGATGTGGGCACCAACGATTAAGTTTGGATTCCCTATGAGGTTGCGATAGATAGGGTTTCATGATTACACAATGTACAGCTATTCGCTCCGTAGTTTTTTTCTGAATTAGGACACACTAAAAACTGGTGTAACGTGTTTTATCCGCACTTCATTAAAAAAACGAACATTTTATGCGTACGCACGGAACCCAGCCCTCCCTCGCGCTCGCTCTTACCGCCCACTTGAGCACGTCTATCCTGCTCTACAATCCGCAGAGCAATTTTATTAGAACTTGCAATGTTCTTTAAGAGGATCTGTTCGCTACACTCAAGTGCACAGAAATCGGATTACTTTGTTAAGAAATTTCCAGTGACCAATGTTCGAGTGTTGGCGGgtaatatgacagattttaaaacaaaataaaagtcaTTAGGTACTGTATCAACTGTATGTAGCTCGTGTAGTTAAAGCTTGTGTGTCCATGTCTGCCCCGATTTTTATTTGATTGTCAATTTGGCTGATTcgatcatcataatattgccttgttatccgatttacatatgtatgcaaaatttcagctgaaTCGGAAATCaagaagtgggtcaaattaaaAAGTGTTTGCAAGACAGATTTCATGCGCTATTGAACTTTTTCTTTTTCGGCTCATGCCGAATGTTCTTGGGTTCAGGAAATAAGGAAGGCTTTTCCTTAGAGTTCCGTCACCAAAAtagttagaatagaatagaatagaaaaatgatttattgccACTCACATAGTCATACACAAgataaaacagaataaataaataaaaagaaacaggGTTTTCTAAAACTAAAGAAGAAAATAACAGGCAGTGTGACAAAAGGGATGACCTCAGCATTTGCTGTGGTGCAGTGTAGACTGGCAgccacagcgctggttttcagtgatCCCCAATTACTATTATATCTATCAATAAGATTGGCGGGTGTTCAAATTACTATTAATGATTAGAGCAGACATATgacgagaaaaaaaaaccggccaagtgccagtcggcctcgcgcacgaagagttccgtgcaattacgcaaaaaacggcaaaaaaatcacgtttgttgtatgttgcatgggagccccacttaaatatttatattattctgtttttagtatttgttgttatagcggcaaatttcaactgtctagctatcgcggttcatgagatacagcctggtgacagacggacagacggacagacagacagcggagtcttagtactagggtcccgtttttaccctttgggtacggaaccctattaaaAAGCATAACTTTCCTTTATTTCACCGCAGTCGGTAAAATAGGTAATCCCGCGAAAAAACAGTTATAAATCATCTGCGCATGTCATCTGGTCAAGTGCGGATGCGGAGACAACTGTCCGCGAACATTACACAGTCGTCGCGTCGGCAAACGGAACGTTGCCGCCaaaaagttacataaaaaaTGTAGATAACTTTTTAATCGAGTACCTGAATTATGTAGTACAAATTGGTGTTTGTTTTTAAAGATGGCTGCTAAGTTGTTGAGTTTGACTACTTTTTGGCTGAGAGTTTGGCTGTGCGCGACTGATTTGTGTTATGCACAGTAagtaatttgaataattaaactagatttagttttaaaattagaggGTTCACGGAATTAGTTCAACTTTTAAAcagaaggtcgcgggttcgaaccccCGTTCATAGCTACATACTGTAAACTACCAACCAATACCTAAGTTACCAAtaccaatcgcttttcggtgCAGGAAAATGCCTAATTAATCCCAATAATAACGCAGGTTCCCTCTAGGTACTAATCAAATTGccatcgctttcgtaaaaactagtacctgtGCCAATTCTTGGGGTTAGCCAAGCGAGATGGGTAAGTTgcggaaaatttccaaaaagttgtaaatcggaaattttagaaaaaaaatacacgtaacaaaggaaactttcattttggagcTGTAAAATTTCGACCCCATCCCCATACAAAAACATGAGAAGCTTAGAATTTATTTTCGCGTGGAAATTTCGccattttggaaactttccgacggcacattAATAGCCAAAGCTGATATCAGGATTTGGAATTCAATCGGAAACACACTAAAATGAGGAGAACAAACAagtagtaaaattaaaaacatacctattttcacctcagcagctcgaacaagcctactttcgttcggaaagtgcgactttcctcactccagggagtaaaacaaagtagctttttattttagtgaaggccatgaactgccacttcatacttctattacaactttttttttctctgtattattctgtgttttTCGATATACAttataacctttaatatgttctcactactgaggtgaaaaattatgtgtgcaacacgagagcaaagttattttacatctcgtgtttttgagtccctcgctacgctcaagattctaccttagaatcactcacttcgctcgtgattcaattatagaatctttcgctttctcgggactcaaaataaacactcgcaagaaaaaccaactttcctcacttgttgcacaaataactaatatataaggCCTTCCCACGTAACccctg
This region includes:
- the LOC134751608 gene encoding beta-1,3-galactosyltransferase 5-like, coding for IVGSYLLTVYYCQHVATVIDLVCLVSISCKHQRLTMFERQNGEKCEMMFPHKLAILVVSALLIYDFYNSSTPVEIRIQNPQFALLGPYNTTEPSPIVDDVYDQLIDLKNFSFKVNPLPCQNYAAGLLLVIIISSNPSNYDNRMVIRNTWGRSVDSTKVVFLMGESENATLSQKIQNESAIFGDIVQGSFTDAYRNMTYKHVMGLKWVSHHCPMAKYILKTDDDVVVNSHALRQFLARELSPWGAKGLITCQVLEHALVQRSHRSKWRVSPAEYKPHYYPTYCAGWAILYSQDVVPRLLKTAQSTPYFWIDDVHVTGVVAQQIGVARTPLASLVLSRNRATMLTSLGADYAGKFLFGPPDISVSKISQIWKAIPE